The Populus alba chromosome 6, ASM523922v2, whole genome shotgun sequence genome contains a region encoding:
- the LOC118043846 gene encoding probable purine permease 5 isoform X2 translates to MEEGSSKPSNSSWDKILNLKHITMEGYKRKPISHWILLALSIVAMLVAFPASSLLTRVYYSNGGASKWIISWVAVAGWPLTALILFNSYFFLDSSPTPLTFKLLVSYVVLGFLSAADNLMYAYAYAYLPASTAALLASSSLAFSALCGYFIVHNKLNASMVNAIVIITAAMAIIALDSDSDRYDYVTDHQYTMGFIWDILGSALHGLIFALSELVFVKLMGRRSFHVVLEQQVMVSFFGFVFTTIGVIVNNDFEGMASEARSFKGGKSSYILVLVWSAITFQLGVLGGTAVLYLASTVMAGVLNAIRVPITAIAAVILLHDPMSGFKILSLLITFWGFTSYIYGNSSASSEDSPS, encoded by the coding sequence ATGGAGGAGGGATCATCAAAACCTTCAAATTCATCGTGGGACAAAATTCTCAACTTGAAGCACATTACTATGGAAGGATACAAAAGAAAGCCAATCTCGCACTGGATTCTTCTGGCTTTGAGCATCGTGGCCATGCTTGTGGCATTTCCTGCATCAAGCCTTCTCACACGGGTCTATTATTCGAATGGGGGTGCAAGCAAGTGGATTATTTCATGGGTGGCAGTTGCTGGGTGGCCTTTAACtgctttaattttgtttaattcttaCTTCTTTCTTGATAGTTCTCCCACTCCTCTGACCTTCAAACTCCTTGTTTCTTATGTTGTGCTTGGTTTCTTAAGTGCTGCGGACAATCTCATGTATGCATATGCCTACGCATACCTCCCGGCATCAACTGCTGCTCTTCTGGCTTCATCATCCCTAGCGTTTTCTGCTCTATGTGGATATTTTATTGTGCACAACAAACTGAATGCTTCCATGGTAAATGCTATTGTCATAATTACTGCTGCAATGGCAATAATTGCATTAGATTCGGATTCAGACAGGTACGATTATGTTACTGATCACCAATATACCATGGGATTTATATGGGATATTTTGGGATCCGCTCTTCATGGCCTCATCTTCGCTCTCTCGGAGCTAGTTTTCGTTAAGTTGATGGGAAGAAGATCCTTCCATGTTGTGTTGGAGCAGCAGGTCATGGTTTCTTTCTTTGGTTTTGTATTTACCACCATTGGGGTTATTGTAAACAACGATTTTGAAGGGATGGCATCCGAGGCTAGATCATTCAAGGGAGGTAAATCTTCTTATATCCTGGTTCTTGTATGGAGTGCCATTACTTTTCAGCTTGGGGTGTTGGGAGGAACTGCTGTGCTTTATTTGGCTTCCACTGTGATGGCCGGTGTTCTCAATGCAATAAGGGTACCAATCACAGCTATTGCTGCTGTTATTTTGCTACATGATCCCATGAGTGGTTTCAAGATTCTTTCCTTATTAATCACATTTTGGGGATTTACTTCTTACATATATGGAAATTCCTCAGCTAGTAGCGAAGACTCCCCGTCATAA
- the LOC118043848 gene encoding eukaryotic translation initiation factor 5A — protein sequence MSDEEHHFESKADAGASKTYPQQAGTIRKNGYIVIKNRPCKVVEVSTSKTGKHGHAKCHFVGIDIFNGKKLEDIVPSSHNCDVPHVNRVDYQLIDISEDGFVSLLTENGNTKDDLRLPTDDSLLTQIKDGFGEGKDLVVSVMSAMGEEQICALKDIGPKN from the exons ATGTCGGACGAGGAACACCACTTTGAATCCAAGGCTGATGCAGGAGCCTCCAAGACTTACCCTCAGCAAGCTGGTACCATCCGTAAGAATGGTTACATAGTCATTAAGAACCGCCCTTGCAAg GTTGTTGAGGTTTCCACCTCAAAGACAGGCAAGCACGGACATGCTAAGTGCCACTTTGTGGGAATTGATATATTTAATGGGAAAAAGCTTGAAGATATTGTGCCCTCATCTCACAACTGTGAT GTTCCCCATGTTAATCGTGTTGATTATCAATTGATTGATATCTCTGAAGATGGTTTT GTGAGTCTTTTGACTGAAAATGGAAATACCAAGGATGATCTGAGGCTTCCCACTGATGACAGTCTACTTACCCAG ATTAAAGATGGATTTGGCGAAGGGAAGGACCTTGTGGTGTCTGTCATGTCTGCCATGGGAGAGGAGCAGATCTGTGCCCTTAAGGACATTGGCCCtaaaaattga
- the LOC118043846 gene encoding probable purine permease 5 isoform X1, with protein MIETRLLQSETIMEEGSSKPSNSSWDKILNLKHITMEGYKRKPISHWILLALSIVAMLVAFPASSLLTRVYYSNGGASKWIISWVAVAGWPLTALILFNSYFFLDSSPTPLTFKLLVSYVVLGFLSAADNLMYAYAYAYLPASTAALLASSSLAFSALCGYFIVHNKLNASMVNAIVIITAAMAIIALDSDSDRYDYVTDHQYTMGFIWDILGSALHGLIFALSELVFVKLMGRRSFHVVLEQQVMVSFFGFVFTTIGVIVNNDFEGMASEARSFKGGKSSYILVLVWSAITFQLGVLGGTAVLYLASTVMAGVLNAIRVPITAIAAVILLHDPMSGFKILSLLITFWGFTSYIYGNSSASSEDSPS; from the exons ATGATAGAAACACGACTTCTCCAGTCAG AAACAATTATGGAGGAGGGATCATCAAAACCTTCAAATTCATCGTGGGACAAAATTCTCAACTTGAAGCACATTACTATGGAAGGATACAAAAGAAAGCCAATCTCGCACTGGATTCTTCTGGCTTTGAGCATCGTGGCCATGCTTGTGGCATTTCCTGCATCAAGCCTTCTCACACGGGTCTATTATTCGAATGGGGGTGCAAGCAAGTGGATTATTTCATGGGTGGCAGTTGCTGGGTGGCCTTTAACtgctttaattttgtttaattcttaCTTCTTTCTTGATAGTTCTCCCACTCCTCTGACCTTCAAACTCCTTGTTTCTTATGTTGTGCTTGGTTTCTTAAGTGCTGCGGACAATCTCATGTATGCATATGCCTACGCATACCTCCCGGCATCAACTGCTGCTCTTCTGGCTTCATCATCCCTAGCGTTTTCTGCTCTATGTGGATATTTTATTGTGCACAACAAACTGAATGCTTCCATGGTAAATGCTATTGTCATAATTACTGCTGCAATGGCAATAATTGCATTAGATTCGGATTCAGACAGGTACGATTATGTTACTGATCACCAATATACCATGGGATTTATATGGGATATTTTGGGATCCGCTCTTCATGGCCTCATCTTCGCTCTCTCGGAGCTAGTTTTCGTTAAGTTGATGGGAAGAAGATCCTTCCATGTTGTGTTGGAGCAGCAGGTCATGGTTTCTTTCTTTGGTTTTGTATTTACCACCATTGGGGTTATTGTAAACAACGATTTTGAAGGGATGGCATCCGAGGCTAGATCATTCAAGGGAGGTAAATCTTCTTATATCCTGGTTCTTGTATGGAGTGCCATTACTTTTCAGCTTGGGGTGTTGGGAGGAACTGCTGTGCTTTATTTGGCTTCCACTGTGATGGCCGGTGTTCTCAATGCAATAAGGGTACCAATCACAGCTATTGCTGCTGTTATTTTGCTACATGATCCCATGAGTGGTTTCAAGATTCTTTCCTTATTAATCACATTTTGGGGATTTACTTCTTACATATATGGAAATTCCTCAGCTAGTAGCGAAGACTCCCCGTCATAA